Below is a window of Spelaeicoccus albus DNA.
CGGGTGTGAATCGGCTTGTGCGAGCCGGCGCCGACCTGCGTCAGTACCTCGGCGATGGCGAACAGGCCGATCACGATCGGCAGGAAGCCGATTCCGTTGATCATGTTGACGTTGCCGAACGTGAATCGGGCGACTCCGGACTGCGGGTCGAGACCGACGGTGCCGATCACGACGCCGAACGCGGCCATGGCCAGGCCCTTGGCCTGCGACGACCCGGTGAACCCGATCACCCCGGCCAGGCCCAATATCATCAATGCGAAGAGTTCCGGCGGCCCGAACGTGAGCGCGACGTGCGCGAATGCCGGCGCCAACAGCATCAGCGGGACGATCGTGATGGTGCCGGCTACGAACGAGGCAATGGCCGATGCCGCCAGCGCCTGTCCGCCGCGACCTTGCATGGCCATCGGATGGCCATCCAGCACGACGACGACGCTAGCCGAGTCGCCGGGGGTGGCGATCAAGGTGGAGGCGATCGACGATCCGTACTGGCACCCGTAGTAGATGCCGGCCAGCATGATCAGACCGGTGACCGGTTCGAAGTTCACCGTCAAGGGCAGCAGCAGTGCCACTCCGGTGGCCGACCCGAGGCCCGGCAACAATCCCACGATCGTGCCAATGATGACCCCGATCAGGCACCAGAGCAGATTTTCCGGCGAGAGGGCGACGGAGAAGCCGAGAATGACGTCATGAAACATTTAAAATCCCCACGGTCCAATCGGGATCGGGATCTTCAAGAAATCGGCGAACAGCAGGTAGAGCAGAATCATCACGCCGGCGCTGACGATGATCGAGAGCCACCAGCGCTCCCGGTCGATGAAACACAGCATGGCGACGGCTGCCAGTCCGAAAGCGACGGCGATGCCCAGCACCGGGGTGAGCGCGACGGCCGCGAGTGCAACGATGAACACGATGCCGGCCTTGCGCCATGTCGGGGCAGTGCTTTCCTCGGCATCGCCGCCGATGCGGACGCCGTCCGCATCGGCGGCCGAAGCCTCCCTGATTTCGGAAGCCGCCCCGCCGTCCGGAGCCTCGACGACAGCGCCGGACGACGCACGCTCCGCCGCCGCGGGGCGGTCGGCCATCGCTTCTCGGCGCGCCCGAATGACCGCACCGACCACCGCGGCGATGCCAAAGACCGCCATCGCCACTCCGAACGCGAACGGCACGAACCCGGGTCCGATGACCTGGCCGGTGCGCAGTCCGTACGTCGGTGACCACGCTGCTACGAACGCGCCGATCGCGATCGTGATGCATGCACCGATCAAATCGGGCTTCGAGACGGACGTGAGATAGCGCATTCGACTACGAGCCGCTCGGGAGCGCTTGTTTCACCTGGTCGGCGTAGCTGCTCAGGTATTTCTTGAACGCCGCGGGTTCCTTGACGTCGGAGACGAGATCGTTTTGCTTCACGTACTTCTTGTAATCAGCCGACTCCGAGTACTTTTTCAGCACGCCCGTCCAATATTTGATCTGGGCGTCAGTCATATCCGGCGGCCCGAAGATTCCGCGCCACTGACCAAAGGACACGTCGATTCCCTGCTCTTTCGCCGTGGGGATGTCCGACAGCGATCCCTTCAAGCGCTCGTCGGAAAAGACGCCGATCGCCCGCAGCTTGCCGGCCTTGATCTGCTCGCCCGCCTCTCCGGGATTCAAGATGCCGCCGTCGAGGCTGCCTCCGAGGAGCTGCGTGACCATTTCACCACCGGATTGCACGACTACCTTGCGGAACTTCACCTTCGACTCGTCTTGGAAAAGATTCGCCACCAGCGCATCGGGGCTCGACGTGCCGGAGACGCCCATGCGGAATTTGCCCTTCTTGGCGAGGGCAACGACGTCTTTCAGGTTTTTCAGTTTCGAATCGGCCGGCACCATGAGCAGATTGTTGTCATTGGCGAGCTGCATGAGCGGCGTGAACGACTTCCACGTGTAGCCGAGCTTGGTCGTCATCGGCAACGCGATCAGCGACGTCTCCGCGGCAAGGAGATATTGCCCGTTCCCCTTCTTGGACCGGATGAACGAGTAGCCGACCGCTCCGGACCCGCCTTCGTGGTTTTCCGTCGTGACCTTGGCCGAGGAGTTGTCCTGGATGCCGCTTGCGACCGCGCGGCCGAAGATGTCGCTGCCTCCGCCCGGCGAGAAGGGCACGACCATGTGCACTTGCCCGCTGGGTTTCCACGTATCGGCCTTGTCGCCGGAGGAGCTGGTCTTCGTCGAGCAGCCGGCGACGGTGAGTGCGAGCACCAGCGCTGTGCCGGCGGCGCCGACGATGCGCAGGTGCCTGAATTTCTGCGTGGACATTCCGTTCACCTTTCCTTTATTTGTGCGCTGATTGCGTCATGCGGCGGGCCGCCATCGTGGCGGCGAGCCTGAAGGCATTGAAAGTTGCTTGGGGGTTTGCTTTTCCGGTTCCCGCAATGTCGAACGCCGAGCCGTGTGCCGGCGTGGCAATGGGAATGGGCAGCCCGCCTTGGACGGTGACGCCCTTGTCGAAACCCATCATTTTCATGGCGATCTGCCCCTGGTCGTGGTACATGGTGACGACGCCGTCGAACGCGCCGGCGCGAGCCTTGAGGAATACCGTGTCCGACGGGAAAGGCCCGGCGACGTCGATGCCCGACTCGCGCGCGGCACGCACGCCCGGTTCGATCTCGTCGATTTCCTGCCGGCCGAAACTGCCGTTCTCGCCGGCATGCGGATTGAGCGCGGCCACGCCGATCCGAGGATGCTCGATGTCGGCGTCCCGCAGAGATTCGTCAAGCATGGTGACGGTGGCGGCTACGGCGTCGGCCGTGATTTTGTCCGGTACGTCGGCCAACGCGATATGCGATGTGACCCGGGCAGTCCAAAGCTTGTCAAGCACGTTCAATTCGGATGTCACTCCGGTGAACTCCAGTTGGCGGGCGAACCAGCGAAGCTCGTCGTGCTCGCGCATTCCGGCCAAATGCAGCGACGTCTTATTCAGCGGAGTGAAGCAGATTCCGTCGGCCTCGCCGGCCCGCACCAGCTTCAGCGCATGCCGCAATCCGTCGAGGGCCCAGCGGCCGGTGTCCTCGCCCACTCGTCCAAGGACGTCGGGCAGCGGATCCCGTCGGCCCGGATCGGCTAGGACGGGCCGGCCGGCACCAATCCGGTCGGCGAACTCGGGGGAGACGTTCGCGTGCCGAGAAGCACGATCAACCTCATCGGCGGAAGCGACGGCAAGTACGTCGGTACCGGCGTAAACCTCCGGCGATGCCAATAGCGTTGCGGCGAGTTCGCCCCCGACGCCGGCCGGGTCGCCAAACGTGAGCGCGATGCGCGGCTGCCGGGGGGTCATGAGCGCGCTCCCGAATCGGACGCGGCATGGGCCCGCAATCGCTCGAGCCACGCTGCCGATTCGTCGCTGGCGCCGTCGAGCTGATCGACGACGTCGATCAGGAATGTCTCGGATCCGTGATGATCGAGTGCGTCCGTAATCTCGGCGCAATCGCCCCGCTCGATGACGGCGAGGAGGGTCCGATGCCGTTCGACGTTCCCGGTCAGATCTTCCAGTCGCCGGCGAGCCCGGTTGTTCATGGCCATGCAGAGCTCGAGTTGCAAAGCCATCGACCGGTAGGCGGTTTCCAGTCGGTGATGCCCGGCCAGCCCGACAACCGAGATGTGGAATTCGAAGCCGGCCCGGGTCATGGCAGCCTCGTTGTCGGTGGGCACTATCTCGTCCATGGCCTCCAGAGCGGAATAGCACCGGGCGAGACGGTCGGAGTTGAGGTTGGGAAGCGCCAGTTGCATCGCCAATCTCTCCAAGTCGCGGCGCATTGTGACGATCTCGAATACGTCGTGCTGCGTCAACGGCGTCACAATCGCCCCGCGACGCGGGATCTGG
It encodes the following:
- a CDS encoding 4-hydroxythreonine-4-phosphate dehydrogenase PdxA translates to MTPRQPRIALTFGDPAGVGGELAATLLASPEVYAGTDVLAVASADEVDRASRHANVSPEFADRIGAGRPVLADPGRRDPLPDVLGRVGEDTGRWALDGLRHALKLVRAGEADGICFTPLNKTSLHLAGMREHDELRWFARQLEFTGVTSELNVLDKLWTARVTSHIALADVPDKITADAVAATVTMLDESLRDADIEHPRIGVAALNPHAGENGSFGRQEIDEIEPGVRAARESGIDVAGPFPSDTVFLKARAGAFDGVVTMYHDQGQIAMKMMGFDKGVTVQGGLPIPIATPAHGSAFDIAGTGKANPQATFNAFRLAATMAARRMTQSAHK
- a CDS encoding Bug family tripartite tricarboxylate transporter substrate binding protein, whose amino-acid sequence is MSTQKFRHLRIVGAAGTALVLALTVAGCSTKTSSSGDKADTWKPSGQVHMVVPFSPGGGSDIFGRAVASGIQDNSSAKVTTENHEGGSGAVGYSFIRSKKGNGQYLLAAETSLIALPMTTKLGYTWKSFTPLMQLANDNNLLMVPADSKLKNLKDVVALAKKGKFRMGVSGTSSPDALVANLFQDESKVKFRKVVVQSGGEMVTQLLGGSLDGGILNPGEAGEQIKAGKLRAIGVFSDERLKGSLSDIPTAKEQGIDVSFGQWRGIFGPPDMTDAQIKYWTGVLKKYSESADYKKYVKQNDLVSDVKEPAAFKKYLSSYADQVKQALPSGS
- a CDS encoding GntR family transcriptional regulator, whose translation is MHGSHQSAAAASKIKSPPSLAALATQSLTDIILSGDFLPGDRLVEERLCEQLGISRPPLREALKSLEYAGLIVQIPRRGAIVTPLTQHDVFEIVTMRRDLERLAMQLALPNLNSDRLARCYSALEAMDEIVPTDNEAAMTRAGFEFHISVVGLAGHHRLETAYRSMALQLELCMAMNNRARRRLEDLTGNVERHRTLLAVIERGDCAEITDALDHHGSETFLIDVVDQLDGASDESAAWLERLRAHAASDSGARS
- a CDS encoding tripartite tricarboxylate transporter TctB family protein, encoding MRYLTSVSKPDLIGACITIAIGAFVAAWSPTYGLRTGQVIGPGFVPFAFGVAMAVFGIAAVVGAVIRARREAMADRPAAAERASSGAVVEAPDGGAASEIREASAADADGVRIGGDAEESTAPTWRKAGIVFIVALAAVALTPVLGIAVAFGLAAVAMLCFIDRERWWLSIIVSAGVMILLYLLFADFLKIPIPIGPWGF